GTTTTTTAAACATTGATTCTTTAGCATATACCTCATTAATGTGTACTGGATTCATGTCTCCTGTTACACCCGCAAACAAAACTACATCCGCATCTGTGATGGTTTTTTGAAAAAATGCAGCATCTCCAATGCGAAGTTCTTTAATCGTCTTTCCGATCATATGACTTCCTTCTTTCTGTATATTAAATTCTTAATATGAATAATTGTTCATGTTAACTGTATTTTAATCCTTATTTTTTTGTTTGTCAAGAGATACTATAATTTTTTCTATTGTTTTTTTAAAACATTTAAGTTAATATGGATTTAGGTGATAAAATGAACCAAACAAATTATAGGCTTCCAAAAAGAAGCGATGGACAAAGAACTTTTGATCAAATAATTGAAACAGCAAAAAAGCTATTTTCAAAAAAAGGATACTTAGCAACATCAATAAATGAAATTATACATAAATCCGGTATTGCTACCGGAACATTTTATTTATATTTTGATGATAAGTATGCATTATATTCTTATATATTAGCTAAATATAGAAAACTTATTAGAAAAACAATAAGCGAAGCGATAAAATCAGCTCCAACAAGATATGAAAAGGAAAGACTCGGATTAAGAGCGTTTCTAAAGTTTGCTTGGGATGATCCACTTGCTTATCGTATCATCTGGGAATCGATGTTTGTTGACAAACATTTGTTTAAAGAATACTATGAAACCTTTAGTAAAGATTATGTTGGACAACTAGCACATGCTGTAGGCGAACATGAAGTTAGAGATGATGTTGATTTAGAAACATTGTCATATATCTTAATGGGCGTATCAAATTTCGTTGGACTACAAGTTTTGTTTAAAGATACGTTAACAGAAAAAGAACTTGATGATATATGTGATGAAGTCATGAAGATTTTAGATAGAGGGATGTTTAAATAAATAAAAAAGCACTATTTTCTTAAATAGTGTCAGGCTGTAGACAAAGTATCATATCTTCGGATATGGTATTTTTTTTACAAAAGTGATAAAATACAAATGTGAGGACCAGTTTAAAATGTGCGGCTTAGACTGCTTAAAAACGCGTGAGCTATTAAGGTTCTAAAAGGCGTTCTGAGTCCTCCTCTTTTTTTATGTCTTTAAAAATCACTTTTACCTATATATAAATATATAGGTAAGTGGTAAAATATATGTATAAGGTGGTGCTTATATATGTTAAATAGAGATCAAAAAAACAACACCAAGAATCTACAAGTCGTTGATATTGATTCACTTGTCCCACAAAATCATTTAGTCCGCAAGGTGGATAAAGTGATGCAGTTTGATTTTATCTATGATATTGTCGAGCATTTATATTCAGATGATATGGGCAGACCTTCAATTGATCCAGTCGTTTTATTTAAAATTGTCTTTATTCAATATTTATTTAACATTCGTTCGATGAGACGTACGATTGAAGAAATCGAAGTAAACGTTGCATATCGTTGGTTTTTAGGATATGATTTTTCCGATGACATTCCTCATTTCTCAACATTTGGAAAAAATTACGTTAGACGATTTAAAGACACAGATATATTTGAAGAAATTTTCAACACCATTTTATATCAAGCAATGAACTTAAAGTTAGTCAAGATGGATAACATCTTTGTCGATTCAACACATATTAAAGCATATGCCAATAAAAGACGTGTTAATGATATCTTAATCAATGATTCAACACATAAATATGTTAAACAGCTCCATGAAGAAATTAATGAACTTAGACTAAAAGAAGGTAAGAAAATCATTGATTATGATAGCCCAAAGAAAGCAATCATCAGTTTAACTGATCCAGATTGCGGGATGTTTCATAAAGGTGAAAAAGAGCGACAATTAGCCTACAGCAATCAAGTGATCAGCGATGAGAACGGTTGGGTTTTATCCTCTGAGATGTTTGCAGGAAACCTTCATGATAGTATAACAGGATTAGATACAGTAGTTAACTATCTAGATACCCATAAGGAAGTTAAAGTGGCAGTCATGGACTCTGGATATGATAATCCAATTCTTCTTAATGAAATATATAAGCGAAAAGTCCTACCTGTATTGCCATATAAACGGCCTAAAGGAAAAGATGGTTCTATAGGTCTAAATGGAGAACGGCACCTTACAAAGAATAGATTTGATTATATTGAAATGCATGACTATTATATATGTCCTAATGAAAAGATACTAACTTACAGAGGAACCAATAAACTAGGATACCGTGAATACAAGACACGTGTTAAAGATTGTATAGAATGCCCATTTAAAGCACAGTGTACAAATCAAAAAACAAGAAGTTTAACAAGACATCAATTAGAGTATGTAAATCCTTTAATCAAAGAAACGAGACTCTCAGAGATTGGAAGGGAGCTTTATCCCAAAAGAAAATCATCAGTTGAAAGAGTTTTTGGGATTTCAAAGATGAATCACTGTCTAGGTGTTACCTATTTAAGGGGACGTCAAAAGAATGAAGATCGAAGCTTCATGATTTTTAGTATGTATAATTTGAAAAAGTTAGCCGCATTAATGTGGACATAGCTTTACTTTATTATTGATATCGAGCAAATAGAGATCTTTTTTTTATATTTATCCACAAAAAACAAAAAAAGGACGATTCATAACGAAAACTCGTTTTTGAAAAGTCCTTTTGTCTACAGTCTGAAAAGAATATCCTAGGATATTCTTATTTTTTTATGATGGCATTTTTTCATATATCGTAATACGTTTTATGCCATAAGTTTTTTCTTTTATTTTAACTAAATCTTTATATTTTTCTTCCAAGACTCTTTGTTTTTTTGTTTCAACAACAATCAATCCATGATTTTCAAGAGATGAATTTAAAGCTAGTAAAACTTCATCATATACGTCTAAATCATAAGGTGGATCTATAAATACTAAATCAAAATATAGATTCCCAATACCTTTTAAAAATTGTTTGTAGTCACGTTGAAGTATAGTCATATGTTCTGCCACATCAAGTATTTTAGCATTTTCAAATACTGTCTTTATCGCATCTTTGTCATGATCTACAGCATACAAATACTTAGAACCTCTTGATAAAGCCTCTAAGCCGTAAGCACCAGAACCTGCAAACAAATCTAGTACAAGGTTAAAGATACGTCCAGATAACATGTTAAAAACTGATTCTCTAACCATATCTGCAGTTTCTCTTGTTGTCGATTTATCAACTCTTTTCAAAATTCTTCCTTTATGATCTCCACCAATAATACGCATCATCATCACTCCTATTTAATACACTTACATTATATCAAATAAAATAAGAAAAAAAACACGCAATTTGCGTGTTTAGTCATTAAGTAGTTGATCTACTGTTTTTCTATCTAATTTTTTTACAACAGCTAAAACTAATTTAACTGTGTTTTCATAATCATCATAGTGAATAATAGATGTGTGTGAATGTAAATATCTAGTTGGTATACATATAGATAGTCCAAGTGCTCCATCATGTGCAAGATGCATATGACCAGCATCAGTTCTACCACCTACGATAAAAGCTTCTTGATAAGGAATATTTTCTTCTTTTGCAATATCAACAACAAATTTTCTTAAATTTTGATTTGGTATTAACCCACTATCATATAATAATATTTGTGGTCCTTTTCCTAGTGATTGTTCTACTTTATCCCCATCAGGAACATCATTAGCAAGTCCACTATCAATAGCAATTGCGATTTCTGGATGTACGACATAACTAGAAGTTTTAGCTCCTCTTAATCCGACTTCTTCTTGTACTGTAAAAGTTGCATATAAGTTATTTGGTGATTGATCTAATCTTTTTAAAACTTCCATCACAACTGCACTACCAATACGATTATCCCAAGCCTTAGATAGCAAATGCTTTTGACTACCCAATACTTTAAATTCACTATGTGGTGTAATCATTTGACCTGGAAGAACACCAATGTCTAGAGCTTCTTGTTTTGATGATACACCTATATCTAAGTACATAGAATCAATAGAGATTGCTTCTTTTCTCTTTTCTAATGGCATGATATGTGGAGGTTTAACTCCAGTAACAGCAGTAAGTATACCTTTTGGCGTATGTATGTCCCAGACTTGTGCGAGCATAACTTGAGAAAACCAGCCGCCTAAAGTTTGGAATTTTACAAATCCATCATTTGTAATTTGTGTTACTAGTAATCCAATTTCATCCATATGACCAGCAATCATAACGTTTGGTCCATCATGTTTTTTTATGGCAATTAATGATCCTAAATTATCCACAATCATTTCATCCGCATAATCTTTAATTTCATTTTTGATATAATTTCGTACCTGTTTTTCATGACCTGGAACTCCAGGCAATAAAGAAATCGTTTTTAAAGCTTCATATGTTTTATTCATTGATATACGCTCCTTTTATAAATTATACTTATTATATCATGCTTATTGCATTAAAAAAAGCCTAGAAAGCTGTGAGAACGATATACGTTCAAGTGGGTGTTAATTTATCAATACTTTGGGATTCCGATTAATCGGCATTCACGCCCGTATCGCATAACTCCCATTCATAAGATTTGGGTTCCACGGCTGCTTCCTAGGTTTACTTATAATGTATCACTTTATATATTTTAAGTCAAGTCTTTTAGTGCTTTATAATCGGATAAAGTGACATTTTAAAAAAAGTTATTACTTCTTTTTCTTGTATCTTTTTTTAATCAGTGGTATAATATAAAATGTCATATATCGGGGGATATTAAAGCTAATTAGTTAAAAGACTATTTGTCTTTTTTTTTATGTCATAAGAAATATATTATACAAAAAAAGTCCCTTAATGGGACTTATTTATTTAGTAATAAACTGAGACTCTTACATATTTACCACGATAGACCATTAAAGATAATAAAACATCTCTAATTTTAGTTTCTATCAGATAATCATTGTTAACAGTTGTTAGATCAATTCTTGCAGTGATATAATCATCTACTTTAATTGATTCTATAAGTGTAACATGATATTCATTTTTCATATATTTTAAATCATCATAATTATTGAAATATGCAATTATTGAAATAATGATTGGCGCATCAATATGTAATTCTTTTAATAGTTCTGCTAAACGTTGTGCTCTAGCAATAATATATTCTGGTCGATGGAAAAAGTTAGTTTCATAAATAGTTTTATCAGGATCATGTTTTAAATCCATTGGAATATCTGTTTTATATTTCGCTTCTAAATACGTTTTAAATTTGCATGCTCTACGCTCTGCTTTTTTATTAAATTCCGTATATAGATGGACTATATCTCCCTCATAAGCATATGCGGAAATGATAAAATGGAAAAAATTTGCATAAACTAAAACATCATGGAAATATTGTTTAAACTTTTTTCTAGAAACTTTTATATGATAATGTCCAGATAATGTAAATGTTTCATTATAAACAAGTGGTTCAAATAAAGCATTTGCTCTTACTTCCAATTGTTGATCTACATCATAGTACTCATATTTATCATAAGCAACTCTTTGATATAGATTATGAAGTTCAATAGCTACAATAACTAATCCAAATAGAACTGTAGATCCAGCTAAACTATATCTAAGTGCATCATCAAATCTAGAAATTAAGGTTAGATAAATAATTGGAGGAAATATTGCAACACTCAATATTCTAAATGTCGATGTGAATCCTTTAGAATGAACAAAATAAGCTAATAAGAATACGATAATCACTATATATAAAGTAAAGAAATTACTCCAGCTAAAATCATTTAAACTGTTTGCTACAAAATTTATTTCATGAATAAATAAAAATATACCTAAAGTATATAAAAATAACATTACAGCTTGTCTGGTATGTAAATACCATTTTTTAGTATATAGCTTTCGTTGTTGAGGAAGATGATAAAAATTCTTCATTTCTTTTCGATATTCAAAAAATGGCCAATATGAACCACTTAATCGAATACGAATTGGAAGTACAGCTTCATCTTTCATCTTATTTTCTAAAAATTGTTCAAAAATTGATAATGGGTTTAATATAAAAAGCAAAGTACCAATGATTATGAATGGAAATTGATAATCATAAGGTAAAATTCTCAATATAGTGAAAACTAATATACCATATATACTAGTAATAATAAGTTTAGGTATACCACCAAACACATAAACACCTATATAAACCAAAGAAATGATAGCTGAAATCATAAAAATGCCCTGTCCTCTTAATCCCAAAAGGATTAAAGCAATAGGCAATAATATTAAAACTAAAGTTGTTAAGCTAAGTGCAATTATTAGTCGTGATTTCATTTATATCCCCTTTACTTTATTATACAAAAAAAGAGTGGTTTTTACCACTCTTTGATTTGTTATTTATCTGATTTTTGTAAAGCTTCAACTAATTCAGCTTTTTTCATACTACTGTAACCAGTAATATCGCGTTCTGAACATAATTTTTTAAGATCAGCAACTAATAAACTAGAGTAATCAACTTTTTCAACTTTTTTCTCTACTTTTTTAGCTTCTGGCTTAACTTCTTTTTTAGGTTCAGCTTTTACTTCTTTTTTAGGTTCAGCCTTTACAACTTTTTTAACTTCAGGCTTAACTACTTTTTTAGCAACTTTGACTTCAACTTTTTTGTTTTCAGTCTTTGGAGGTGTATATCCATCTAAAGCAGCTTGCGCTAATGCACAATAAGCTTTAAAATCTTCAGGTTGATTAACAGCGATATCAGCTAACATCTTACGGTTAACTTCAACGTTTGCTAGTATTAAACCATGAATTAACAATGAATATTTCATTCCATTTAATTTAGCTGCAGCATTGATACGAGTAATCCATAATTTTCTGAATTCTCTCTTTCTTTGCTTTCTATCTCTATATGCATACGATAATGAATGCATAACTTGTTCATGTGCTGTACGATATAATGCACGTTTTGAGCCAAAATAACCTTTAGCTAACTTTAATATTTTTTTACGACGACGTCTAGTGACGGTCCCACCTTTTACTCTTGGCATTTTTTAAATCTCCTTCTACTTCATATTCGAAATAAGTGACTTAATACGTTTAGCATCTGATGCATGAACGCTTGTTTCGCCTCTTAAGTTTCTATTTTGTTTTGTTGTTTTTGATGCTGCTAAATGGCCTTTATATGCTTGTCCACGAACAAGTTTACCAGTACCAGTAATTTTAATTCTTTTCTTTAATCCACTATGTGTCTTTTGTTTTGGCATGTGAATACATCCTTCCTTCTATTTGTTTTGATTTGGCGCAAGTACGGCAATCATGCTGCGTCCATCCATCTTAGGATAAGATTCAACTGTTGCATTAGCACCTATTGATTCAATAAATTTGATGATGACTTCTCTACCAACACTTTGGTGAGTAATCATTCTTCCAAAGAAACGTATTGAGACTTTAACTTTATCACCTTTTTCTAAGAACTTAAGTGCGTGTTTAAGTTTTGTTTCTAAGTCATGTTTATCAATAGTTGGACTAAGTCTAATTTCCTTAGTTTCAACTGTACGTTGACTTTTCTTCATCTCTCTAAGCTTTCTTTGTTGCTCGTAACGATATTTCGAGTAATCCATCAATTTGGCTACCATTGGTTTTGAGTCTGGAGACACAACAACTAAATCTAGTTCTTTTTCACTAGCTATTTTCATTGCATCCTTTTTAGGGATTACACCATGATTTGTACCTTCGTCATCAATAAAAAGTAGATTAACGTTAGGTATCGATTCGTTAACAAGATCAGTATTTTTCTTGTTTGAGTAGTTTTGTTTAATATTTTTCACCTCCGAAATATTAATTTTTATGAAAAGAAAAAGTGGTTACGTTAAGTACCCACTTAAATGTCAATTAAAATAAAAATTTTAAATGTGACTGTTTGCCCATGAATTCATCCATCAGGCGAGAGGGTACCTCTTCTTTTCACTACCTTTTAAATTATACTGTTTTTAATCTCTAAAGTCAAGGATTATTTGTTCTTATAACGCTTCTTTAAGAAATTTGAGGAAATATATGCTAAATCCTAGACTAATATAACATAATTTATAATATATTTCAATCATATTGATGTCTTTATCTATGCGAAATATAGGAAATATATAATATAACCATAACTTATCATAGGGCATAAATAGAGTCATTAACATATAGATTAAAACAATAAGAATAGCTAGAGTCTTATATTTATCTTTAATAAAGATCAAAATTAGGTTTAATATTAAAAACATATCCATCAATAAATCAATAAACATAAAAACCTCAATCTGTATATCAACACCTATCATGAGTTTAGGTATTAATATATAAATCATGATGATGAAACTAAAAAATATAATGATATGCATAAAGAAAAACAAGTATTTATGAACAAAGACTTTTTGTCTACCAAAAAAACTTATAAGTGGCTTCATAAAATCTTGATCATGATCTAGTGCTAAAAATAAGACGAACATAGCATTTAAAATTAAAAATATTTGTAAAAATAAGGCTTTAATATATGTTTGATAATACAAAGGATAAAGCATAACTTCATATTTTTGATATTCATTTTTACTAATAAGAATAATTAAACTGATGGCGATCAATTGATAGATGACTAAAATCATATATTTCTTCTTATGCATATATGACAAATAAATAATCTTAATTAAAGACATAAAACCTTATTGGCTAAATCATTAAACAATTCTGGTTTGTGTGTCGACACAATAATACTCAAGCCTTCTTCTTTCTTCTTTTTTAAATATGCCTTTAAATCAAGCATACTGTTTGTATCTAAGCCTGATAGAGGTTCATCAAGGATGATTAGATCGGGTTTGCCAATGAATGTTGTAATAATACCAAGCTTTTGCTGGTTTCCTTTAGATAACTGATAAATATATTTAAATAAGGGAATATTAAACAAATGAATCATTTCTTCGCTAATCTTATCTTTTTTCACTTTAGCTAGCGTTTCAAGATAATCAGATACTTTTATTAAAGGCGGTAACATCATAATTTCTGGTAAATATCCAATTTTTAGCTTTTTCTTATTCACCATACCTTTATCTGGTTTTTTAAATCCTAAAATAAGTTCTAATAAAGTTGTTTTACCTTTTCCATTTTCACCACTAATTAATATAAAATCTTTAGCTTCTATCTTTAAGGTGAAGCTTTGTGGGCAATAATATTTTTTTGCCTCTTTAAGTTCAATTAAGTGCATAGTGATAGATAAGCTGTCCAGATTGTTTTAAAGTTTCATAATCTTTCATATAAACAAAATAATTGATTGTATTAATCTGATTATCATCAAATGTGATGAAAATTGGGCATGCATAAAATAATTCATTTTTATAAGGTATGGTGATTTTAATGATTTCGTCATAAACTTCAAATGATACATTAAATAAATT
The sequence above is drawn from the Mariniplasma anaerobium genome and encodes:
- a CDS encoding TetR/AcrR family transcriptional regulator, with the protein product MNQTNYRLPKRSDGQRTFDQIIETAKKLFSKKGYLATSINEIIHKSGIATGTFYLYFDDKYALYSYILAKYRKLIRKTISEAIKSAPTRYEKERLGLRAFLKFAWDDPLAYRIIWESMFVDKHLFKEYYETFSKDYVGQLAHAVGEHEVRDDVDLETLSYILMGVSNFVGLQVLFKDTLTEKELDDICDEVMKILDRGMFK
- a CDS encoding transposase, which encodes MLNRDQKNNTKNLQVVDIDSLVPQNHLVRKVDKVMQFDFIYDIVEHLYSDDMGRPSIDPVVLFKIVFIQYLFNIRSMRRTIEEIEVNVAYRWFLGYDFSDDIPHFSTFGKNYVRRFKDTDIFEEIFNTILYQAMNLKLVKMDNIFVDSTHIKAYANKRRVNDILINDSTHKYVKQLHEEINELRLKEGKKIIDYDSPKKAIISLTDPDCGMFHKGEKERQLAYSNQVISDENGWVLSSEMFAGNLHDSITGLDTVVNYLDTHKEVKVAVMDSGYDNPILLNEIYKRKVLPVLPYKRPKGKDGSIGLNGERHLTKNRFDYIEMHDYYICPNEKILTYRGTNKLGYREYKTRVKDCIECPFKAQCTNQKTRSLTRHQLEYVNPLIKETRLSEIGRELYPKRKSSVERVFGISKMNHCLGVTYLRGRQKNEDRSFMIFSMYNLKKLAALMWT
- the rsmD gene encoding 16S rRNA (guanine(966)-N(2))-methyltransferase RsmD; this translates as MMRIIGGDHKGRILKRVDKSTTRETADMVRESVFNMLSGRIFNLVLDLFAGSGAYGLEALSRGSKYLYAVDHDKDAIKTVFENAKILDVAEHMTILQRDYKQFLKGIGNLYFDLVFIDPPYDLDVYDEVLLALNSSLENHGLIVVETKKQRVLEEKYKDLVKIKEKTYGIKRITIYEKMPS
- a CDS encoding M42 family metallopeptidase is translated as MNKTYEALKTISLLPGVPGHEKQVRNYIKNEIKDYADEMIVDNLGSLIAIKKHDGPNVMIAGHMDEIGLLVTQITNDGFVKFQTLGGWFSQVMLAQVWDIHTPKGILTAVTGVKPPHIMPLEKRKEAISIDSMYLDIGVSSKQEALDIGVLPGQMITPHSEFKVLGSQKHLLSKAWDNRIGSAVVMEVLKRLDQSPNNLYATFTVQEEVGLRGAKTSSYVVHPEIAIAIDSGLANDVPDGDKVEQSLGKGPQILLYDSGLIPNQNLRKFVVDIAKEENIPYQEAFIVGGRTDAGHMHLAHDGALGLSICIPTRYLHSHTSIIHYDDYENTVKLVLAVVKKLDRKTVDQLLND
- the rplT gene encoding 50S ribosomal protein L20, which encodes MPRVKGGTVTRRRRKKILKLAKGYFGSKRALYRTAHEQVMHSLSYAYRDRKQRKREFRKLWITRINAAAKLNGMKYSLLIHGLILANVEVNRKMLADIAVNQPEDFKAYCALAQAALDGYTPPKTENKKVEVKVAKKVVKPEVKKVVKAEPKKEVKAEPKKEVKPEAKKVEKKVEKVDYSSLLVADLKKLCSERDITGYSSMKKAELVEALQKSDK
- the rpmI gene encoding 50S ribosomal protein L35 — protein: MPKQKTHSGLKKRIKITGTGKLVRGQAYKGHLAASKTTKQNRNLRGETSVHASDAKRIKSLISNMK
- the infC gene encoding translation initiation factor IF-3 — its product is MKNIKQNYSNKKNTDLVNESIPNVNLLFIDDEGTNHGVIPKKDAMKIASEKELDLVVVSPDSKPMVAKLMDYSKYRYEQQRKLREMKKSQRTVETKEIRLSPTIDKHDLETKLKHALKFLEKGDKVKVSIRFFGRMITHQSVGREVIIKFIESIGANATVESYPKMDGRSMIAVLAPNQNK
- a CDS encoding ATP-binding cassette domain-containing protein, which gives rise to MHLIELKEAKKYYCPQSFTLKIEAKDFILISGENGKGKTTLLELILGFKKPDKGMVNKKKLKIGYLPEIMMLPPLIKVSDYLETLAKVKKDKISEEMIHLFNIPLFKYIYQLSKGNQQKLGIITTFIGKPDLIILDEPLSGLDTNSMLDLKAYLKKKKEEGLSIIVSTHKPELFNDLANKVLCL